In the genome of Drosophila pseudoobscura strain MV-25-SWS-2005 chromosome 3, UCI_Dpse_MV25, whole genome shotgun sequence, one region contains:
- the LOC4803677 gene encoding uncharacterized protein DDB_G0271670 has product MRLALALLVLIALIVVASQAQNKQRRSQARALSRATPRQARARASSSVRAATSNVRRRSVSGRRARATGNTQGKSVIIINGSNGSSSSSSSSSSSTPSSRCVSTTSSCLATSHVCGRWSRTRRCHRFKNRCLMERANCRTSVSSWNVVNLGNCTSITVNQTGTCISTFSSSSSSSSSSASTGGWASILSSILGSSSSSSSITPIIIRTG; this is encoded by the exons ATGCGTCTCGCGTTGGCTCTTCTGGTGCTGATCGCCCTGATCGTGGTGGCCTCTCAGGCTCAAAACAAGCAGAGACGCTCACAGGCCAGGGCCTTGAGCCGTGCCACGCCTCGGCAGGCGCGGGCCAGGGCAAGCAGCAGTGTTAGGGCCGCCACCAGCAATGTGCGCCGGCGATCGGTGAGCGGACGTCGCGCCAGGGCAACAGGAAACACCCAAGGCAAATCGGTAATAATCATCAACGGCTCCAAcggctccagcagcagcagcagcagcagtagcagctcCACGCCCTCCTCCCGCTGTGtgagcaccaccagcagctgcCTTGCCACCTCCCACGTCTGCGGGCGGTGGAGCAGGACACGCCGGTGCCACCGGTTCAAGAACCGCTGCCTAATGGAGCGAGCCAATTGCCGGACAAGTGTCTCGA GTTGGAATGTGGTCAATCTGGGcaattgtacgagtattacgGTCAATCAGACGGGAACCTGCATCAGCACTTTCTCCTCATCTTCGTCCTCGTCTTCGAGCTCAGCGTCTACTGGTGGCTGGGCCAGCATTCTGTCGTCTATTTTGGGCTCCTCATCTTCGTCGTCGAGCATAACGCCCATAATTATAAGAACGGGTTAG
- the LOC6898183 gene encoding uncharacterized protein, protein MKVFALLVCSLLVLSLSSPIEGRLFLTNRSGIFCVWSAKKLCSKTTPVCVVVQATATATCKYYPNECQYSIDKCLGKTGN, encoded by the coding sequence ATGAAGGTCTTCGCTCTGCTCGTCTGCTCCCTGCTGGTCCTCAGCCTAAGCTCTCCGATAGAGGGACGCCTCTTCCTTACGAATCGCAGCGGCATCTTCTGTGTGTGGAGCGCTAAGAAATTGTGTTCCAAGACCACGCCCGTGTGCGTCGTTGTAcaagccaccgccaccgccacctgTAAATACTATCCCAACGAGTGTCAGTACAGCATCGATAAGTGTCTGGGCAAAACGGGTAATTAG
- the Vha36-2 gene encoding V-type proton ATPase subunit D 1, producing MSNKDILPIYPSRANSVLMKLRVQAGQRGISLLKRKRDAIDLKLRELRRSMHAKENQVDDQMRAAIFSLAKANLLGTDFKPVIVADNKRATAVLRKTQQKIVGVPLNSFELEAEERGAFPLAGLSCGGVQVQKVRTLYLAALKDLVAYCSLDYMVRMLAAASRQTNMRVNALEHVVIPQLVRTYNYICAELEEFEREDFYRLKRSQAKQLEAKIAFTELIKTKNMTPEELEIYLKKGVYVHPVADTHFDLDDFDAEAVRDRQRQARLERHERRQRERQEAENRGETLVSTFSSFVTTHSIVNFLQRISHPQHRDSEGHSISADKTERLLRSSLRLKRNE from the coding sequence ATGTCCAACAAAGATATCCTGCCCATATACCCCTCGCGGGCCAACTCCGTGCTGATGAAGCTGCGCGTCCAGGCCGGGCAGCGCGGCATCAGTCTGCTGAAGCGGAAGCGGGACGCCATCGACCTGAAGCTGCGCGAGCTGCGCCGCAGCATGCACGCCAAGGAGAACCAGGTGGACGACCAAATGCGGGCGGCCATCTTCTCGCTGGCCAAGGCCAATCTACTGGGCACGGACTTCAAGCCGGTGATCGTGGCGGACAACAAGAGGGCCACGGCCGTGTTGCGCAAGACCCAGCAGAAGATCGTGGGCGTGCCGCTCAACTCCTTCGAGCTGGAGGCTGAGGAGCGAGGTGCCTTCCCGCTGGCTGGCCTCAGCTGCGGCGGAGTCCAGGTGCAGAAGGTGCGGACGCTGTACCTCGCTGCCCTCAAGGACTTGGTGGCGTATTGCTCCCTGGACTACATGGTGCGGATGCTGGCAGCAGCCTCGCGGCAAACTAACATGCGGGTGAACGCTCTGGAACACGTGGTGATCCCACAGCTGGTCCGGACCTACAACTACATCTGCGCCGAGCTGGAGGAGTTCGAGCGGGAGGACTTTTACCGCCTGAAGCGCTCCCAGGCGAAGCAGCTGGAGGCCAAAATCGCCTTCACAGAGCTGATCAAGACCAAAAACATGACGCCGGAGGAGCTTGAGATTTATCTTAAGAAAGGCGTCTATGTCCACCCAGTGGCCGATACGCACTTCGACCTGGACGACTTTGACGCGGAGGCGGTCAGAGACCGGCAGCGCCAGGCGCGACTGGAGAGGCACGAGAGGCGGCAGAGGGAGCGCCAGGAAGCCGAGAACCGGGGCGAGACGCTAGTTTCCACTTTCAGCTCCTTCGTCACCACCCACAGCATTGTGAACTTCCTGCAAAGAATATCGCACCCGCAACACCGGGATTCGGAGGGACACTCCATCTCGGCGGATAAAACCGAGCGACTGCTTCGATCAAGTCTACGCCTAAAaagaaatgaataa
- the LOC6898182 gene encoding golgin subfamily A member 6-like protein 1 — protein MEGSALRTLRIECVLKFLQEAIEIVKISVLLPKLFADPPNLRRVLEGTSYEEILKPVEDLLESHMTQSGSEPTFPIDHQTIRILDYFQKNYQIYKFFPQLMRNLSDRDRTLIASLALLLDIAKEHLYRSSKSEISKERMLHQMYHKNEDIRKRLHNVRRDLTKRRVMEKWRMAATAIYLLKIENDLAYKKWQNNVRIQNEITKCSRAMRTNHRNSLEKQKELEEQLQIAREAYAKLTQKHLLEEQDARNEKNKLLLQLQSLVKKYDANMGDVIRENLVLQDQYMVAKKELDKFMVVYRREEAVYNDIVVRREQEERRRQQQRLVVFMMNRAASKIQKYWRKWRKDQRKKNKRLKKAKKGKG, from the exons ATGG AGGGAAGCGCTCTGCGTACCTTGAGAATTGAGTGCGTGCTGAAATTCCTCCAAGAAGCTATAGAGATCGTTAAGATCTCGGTGCTGTTGCCCAAGCTGTTTGCGGATCCGCCAAACCTGCGGCGGGTGCTCGAGGGCACCTCTTACGAGGAGATCCTGAAGCCAGTTGAGGATCTGTTGGAGAGTCATATGACCCAAAGCGGTTCAGAGCCCACCTTTCCCATCGACCACCAAACGATCAGGATACTCGATTACTTCCAGAAGAACTACCAGATCTACAAGTTCTTCCCCCAATTAATGCGCAACCTGAGCGACAGGGACCGCACCCTTATAGCCTCGTTAGCACTCCTCTTGGACATTGCCAAAGAGCACTTGTACCGATCATCCAAGAGCGAGATCAGCAAGGAGCGGATGCTCCATCAGATGTACCACAAGAACGAGGACATCCGGAAGAGGCTCCACAACGTACGACGGGATCTAACCAAGCGCCGCGTTATGGAGAAATGGAGGATGGCGGCCACAGCAATCTATCTGCTAAAGATCGAGAACGATCTGGCCTACAAGAAGTGGCAGAACAATGTCCGCATTCAGAATGAGAT CACAAAATGCAGCCGCGCCATGCGCACAAACCACAGGAACAGCTTGGAGAAACAaaaggagctggaggagcagctgcagatTGCCAGGGAGGCCTACGCAAAGCTCACTCAAAAGCATCTGCTTGAAGAGCAGGACGCTCGCAATGAAAA GAAcaagctgctgttgcagcttcAGAGCCTGGTGAAGAAGTACGACGCGAACATGGGGGACGTCATTCGGGAGAATCTGGTGCTCCAGGACCAGTATATGGTGGCAAAGAAGGAGCTCGATAAATTCATGGTCGTGTATCGGCGCGAGGAGGCAGTGTACAATGACATCGTTGTGCGgcgggagcaggaggagcgcCGACGCCAACAGCAGCGCCTCGTCGTCTTCATGATGAATCGGGCGGCCTCGAAGATACAGAAATACTGGCGCAAGTGGCGCAAAGATCAGCGCAAGAAGAACAAGCGCCTAAAGAAGGCCAAAAAGGGCAAGGGCTAg
- the Cam gene encoding calmodulin isoform X1 — MADQLTEEQIAEFKEAFSLFDKDGDGTITTKELGTVMRSLGQNPTEAELQDMINEVDADGNGTIDFPEFLTMMARKMKDTDSEEEIREAFRVFDKDGNGFISAAELRHVMTNLGEKLTDEEVDEMIREADIDGDGQVNYEEFVTMMTSK; from the exons atg GCCGATCAGCTGACAGAGGAACAAATCGCCGAGTTCAAAGAGGCATTCTCGCTATTCGACAAAGACGGCGATGGCACCATCACAACAAAGGAATTGGGAACAGTCATGCGCTCCCTGGGACAGAACCCCACAGAGGCCGAGCTGCAGGACATGATAAACGAGGTCGATGCCGATG GCAACGGAACCATTGATTTCCCAGAATTCCTTACCATGATGGCACGCAAAATGAAGGACACCGACAGCGAAGAGGAGATCCGAGAAGCCTTCAGAGTGTTCGACAAGGACGGCAACGGCTTCATCTCAGCGGCCGAGCTGCGTCACGTGATGACAAATTTGGGCGAGAAGTTAACAGACGAGGAGGTCGATGAGATGATCCGCGAGGCTGATATCGATGGTGATGGTCAGGTCAATTACGAAG AGTTCGTGACCATGATGACATCGAAGTGA